The Brassica oleracea var. oleracea cultivar TO1000 chromosome C6, BOL, whole genome shotgun sequence genome includes a region encoding these proteins:
- the LOC106296811 gene encoding thylakoid membrane protein slr0575-like: MGSISAASGTSVLPFHLRRQNNRRSGLYDRRHENLPVVSQTKQQRWFYVPETKLKRETLRLGFVARAADSTSSSPSVASSGDKTLIPDDEFTLAKISFGVIGLGLGVSLLSYGFGAYFNILPGSEWSAIMLTYGFPLAIIGMALKYAELKPVPCLSYADAVKLRESSATPILTQVRNDVTRYRYGDEQHLEEALKRIFQYGLGGGIPRRSAPILTMIKEEVLADGRYCLVLVFEAKALKLSDFEQRQAKFTSFFGPNITAEVGKGESENLYEVRLISNVSASSATS, from the exons ATGGGATCCATATCGGCAGCTTCGGGAACCAGCGTCTTACCCTTCCATCTCCGTCGCCAAAACAACCGGCGATCAGGTCTCTACGACCGTCGCCACGAGAATCTACCCGTGGTTTCACAAACGAAACAGCAGAGATGGTTCTACGTCCCGGAGACGAAGCTGAAACGAGAGACTCTGAGGCTCGGTTTCGTGGCAAGAGCTGCTGACTCCACGAGCTCGTCTCCTTCCGTGGCTTCCTCCGGTGACAAAACTTTGATCCCTGATGATGAATTCACTCTAGCCAAG ATTTCATTTGGTGTTATTGGGCTAGGTCTCGGGGTCTCCCTCCTCTC GTACGGTTTCGGGGCATACTTTAACATCCTTCCTGGATCTGAGTGGTCTGCTATTATGCTAACTTATGGATTTCCTCTTGCTATTATCGGTATGGCACTCAAG TACGCAGAACTCAAACCAGTTCCTTGCTTGAGTTACGCAGATGCGGTGAAGCTTAGGGAGAGCTCTGCTACTCCTATTTTAACCCAG GTTAGAAATGATGTGACGAGATACCGTTATGGAGATGAACAACACTTGGAAGAAGCACTGAAACGGATCTTTCAGTATGGACTG GGCGGAGGAATCCCAAGACGTAGTGCACCTATCTTAACGATGATAAAGGAAGAG GTCCTCGCCGATGGTCGTTACTGCCTGGTCCTTGTATTTGAGGCCAAAGCTCTCAAGTTGTCAGATTTCGAACAAAGACAG GCGAAATTCACTTCCTTCTTTGGACCAAACATCACTGCAGAAGTTG GTAAAGGAGAAAGTGAGAATCTCTATGAAGTAAGACTGATTTCTAACGTCTCTGCATCTTCTGCGACCTCTTGA